One Micromonospora eburnea genomic region harbors:
- a CDS encoding CHAP domain-containing protein, whose translation MRLRRMLLSALALVLVPIGTTVVLSQPAQADPTFPMYGPYPAKTAIDGRGSMNPDDRDAIDLYTPGEQIYLRCQDSGPSMGGSGIWDYTREGHWIPDAYVTTGYSGFVPGVPRCLALGIDGHSSTGTIHGPYSAKVDIDGRGSADPADRVRIDAYLAGSLLYLKCQDYGLAVNGSTLWNYTYDGYWVPDVYITTGTDGRIPGMPTCTSLGISPGVSGNPGGGRQFLARTTLNGYHAKSLSASKVVDRYAEGTYITVMCQAYGELNYGGSAIWDKTSDGLWVADFYVRTGSTDITLNRCDNDGPSGSGNRYLAKTTLNGYQGKSLSSTKVEDKYPGGSYITLVCQAYGEFNYGGSAIWDKTSDGLWVPDYYVYTASVDIVLNRCDNDPKPTGGPGNPSVPGDPTPGSVSDWQIRDKIVNAALSQVGVHEWGDNCNPYGQNGVQCGWAWCSMFASWTWRQAGINVFFPYSGTFYTWGQSRGLLRSKSNIRPGDVVLFGSSSGASNHIGVVAGVDPDGRITTIEGNWGDEVRVVGPYDPVNPGPTHENIYAVVAPVNDSSTVWQNGAVTFDSTCTADQSSGGVDYQLCQETNGTQMRSVVAVWSRKDQVVRASVHLGGAGDWDSVVCQSTMLRANTWRKCATAWKTIKYGGADADATVTSGGSQRPELHAGMLKLRGWAQEKGNYCGPGTLQAASATMGASTVPSQNELASQSHTGATGTLPSDMASTLSGHTPIGMGYDFYGWYSFGDRNLPLEYGIDRVRRGINQGQPSILLVKPQLLPWGSPGGSGLVRHYVMIYGYGSVDSSAGATGEYTSTFKVWDPWDATTHNMTLDQLITAANAAEVPGDISVISPKI comes from the coding sequence TTGCGCCTCAGACGAATGCTGCTGTCCGCCCTCGCGCTGGTGCTCGTGCCTATCGGCACGACTGTCGTGCTGTCGCAGCCGGCACAGGCAGACCCCACGTTCCCGATGTACGGGCCTTACCCGGCCAAGACGGCGATCGACGGGCGTGGCAGCATGAACCCCGACGACCGCGACGCCATCGACCTCTACACGCCCGGCGAGCAGATCTACCTGCGCTGTCAGGACTCCGGCCCGTCGATGGGCGGCAGCGGGATCTGGGACTACACCCGTGAGGGTCACTGGATTCCGGACGCCTACGTGACCACCGGCTACAGCGGGTTCGTGCCCGGCGTGCCGCGCTGCCTGGCGCTGGGCATCGACGGGCATTCCTCGACGGGCACCATCCACGGCCCGTACTCGGCCAAGGTCGACATCGACGGCCGAGGCAGCGCCGACCCCGCCGACCGGGTGCGCATCGACGCCTACCTGGCCGGCAGTCTGCTGTACCTGAAGTGCCAGGACTACGGCCTCGCCGTGAACGGCAGCACCCTGTGGAACTACACCTACGACGGCTACTGGGTGCCCGACGTCTACATCACCACCGGCACCGACGGCAGGATCCCCGGCATGCCGACGTGCACGTCGCTGGGCATCTCTCCCGGCGTCAGCGGAAACCCGGGCGGCGGACGCCAGTTCCTGGCCCGGACCACGCTCAACGGCTACCACGCCAAGAGCCTCTCCGCGAGCAAGGTCGTCGACCGGTACGCCGAGGGCACCTACATCACCGTGATGTGCCAGGCGTACGGCGAACTCAACTACGGCGGTTCGGCGATCTGGGACAAGACCAGCGACGGGCTGTGGGTGGCCGACTTCTATGTCCGCACCGGCTCCACCGACATCACCCTGAACCGCTGCGACAACGACGGCCCGTCCGGCAGCGGCAACCGCTACCTGGCGAAGACGACGCTCAACGGCTACCAGGGCAAGAGCCTCAGCTCGACCAAGGTGGAGGACAAGTATCCGGGCGGCAGCTACATCACGCTCGTCTGCCAGGCGTACGGCGAGTTCAACTACGGCGGTTCGGCGATCTGGGACAAGACCAGCGACGGACTGTGGGTCCCGGACTACTACGTCTACACGGCCTCGGTCGACATCGTCCTGAACCGTTGCGACAACGACCCGAAGCCCACCGGTGGCCCGGGTAACCCGTCGGTGCCCGGTGACCCGACGCCCGGCTCGGTGTCCGACTGGCAGATCCGCGACAAGATTGTCAACGCCGCGCTCAGCCAGGTCGGCGTCCACGAGTGGGGCGACAACTGCAACCCGTACGGCCAAAACGGCGTCCAGTGCGGCTGGGCCTGGTGCAGCATGTTCGCCAGCTGGACCTGGCGTCAGGCGGGCATCAACGTGTTCTTCCCCTACAGCGGCACCTTCTACACCTGGGGCCAGTCGCGTGGCCTGCTGCGTTCCAAGAGCAACATCCGCCCCGGCGACGTGGTGCTGTTCGGCAGCAGTTCCGGCGCGAGCAACCACATCGGCGTGGTCGCCGGCGTTGACCCGGACGGGCGGATCACCACCATCGAGGGCAACTGGGGCGACGAGGTGCGCGTCGTCGGCCCGTACGACCCGGTCAACCCCGGGCCGACCCACGAGAACATCTACGCTGTGGTGGCCCCGGTGAACGACTCCTCGACCGTCTGGCAGAACGGCGCGGTCACGTTCGACTCCACCTGCACCGCCGATCAGTCCTCCGGCGGCGTCGACTACCAGCTGTGCCAGGAGACCAACGGCACCCAAATGCGTTCGGTGGTCGCGGTGTGGTCCCGCAAGGACCAGGTGGTCCGGGCCAGCGTCCACCTCGGCGGCGCCGGTGACTGGGACTCCGTGGTCTGCCAGTCGACCATGCTCAGAGCCAACACCTGGCGAAAATGCGCCACCGCCTGGAAGACGATCAAGTACGGCGGCGCGGACGCCGACGCGACCGTCACCTCCGGCGGCAGCCAGCGTCCCGAGCTGCACGCTGGCATGCTGAAGCTGCGCGGTTGGGCGCAGGAGAAGGGCAACTACTGCGGCCCGGGGACCCTGCAGGCAGCCTCGGCGACCATGGGTGCCTCGACCGTGCCCAGCCAGAACGAGTTGGCCAGCCAGTCCCACACCGGTGCCACCGGCACCCTGCCGTCGGACATGGCGTCCACCCTGTCGGGCCACACCCCGATCGGGATGGGCTACGACTTCTACGGGTGGTACTCCTTCGGCGACCGCAACCTGCCGCTGGAGTACGGCATCGACCGGGTCCGCCGCGGCATCAACCAGGGCCAGCCATCGATCCTGCTGGTCAAGCCGCAGCTGCTGCCCTGGGGCTCGCCGGGCGGTAGCGGCCTGGTCCGCCACTACGTGATGATCTACGGGTACGGCTCGGTGGACAGCAGCGCCGGCGCGACCGGCGAGTACACCAGCACCTTCAAGGTCTGGGACCCGTGGGACGCGACCACCCACAACATGACCCTCGACCAGTTGATCACCGCGGCGAACGCCGCCGAGGTGCCGGGCGATATCTCGGTCATCTCGCCGAAGATCTGA